In one Streptomyces marincola genomic region, the following are encoded:
- a CDS encoding GNAT family N-acetyltransferase, translating into MDHDEVIALFDTTMRREAVADAPGARVERAGHVVRQVSAGPTASAWEGVLWSGLTEDTADAAIAAEVARFAALGREFEWKVYGHDRPRDLPERLRAAGFAPGESETLMVAETAALATSVPPPEGVELRPVTDADGVGLLAEVHREAFGGPLSEGLLRSLTARFGEGAGAGRPAAGEAAGQVVAVLAVAGGRPVSAARVDLTPGAPFAGLWGGGTVPDWRGRGVYRALVAYRAALAAGRGYRYVYADASHASRPILARLGFQALAVTTPFVHAPVAR; encoded by the coding sequence ATGGATCATGACGAGGTCATCGCCCTGTTCGACACCACCATGCGGCGCGAAGCCGTGGCGGACGCGCCCGGCGCTCGTGTGGAACGCGCCGGGCACGTGGTGCGCCAGGTCAGCGCGGGGCCGACGGCCAGCGCCTGGGAAGGCGTGCTCTGGTCGGGGCTCACGGAGGACACCGCCGACGCGGCCATCGCCGCCGAGGTCGCGCGTTTCGCCGCTCTCGGGCGGGAGTTCGAGTGGAAGGTGTACGGGCACGACCGGCCGCGCGACCTGCCGGAACGGCTGCGGGCCGCGGGCTTCGCGCCGGGCGAGTCCGAGACGTTGATGGTGGCGGAGACGGCCGCGCTGGCGACGTCCGTGCCGCCGCCCGAGGGCGTCGAGCTGCGGCCCGTCACCGACGCCGACGGGGTCGGCCTGCTCGCCGAGGTGCACAGGGAGGCGTTCGGCGGGCCGCTGTCCGAGGGCCTGCTGCGGTCGCTCACCGCGCGGTTCGGCGAGGGGGCGGGCGCCGGGCGCCCGGCGGCGGGCGAGGCGGCGGGGCAGGTCGTGGCGGTCCTCGCGGTCGCGGGCGGGCGGCCGGTGAGCGCGGCCCGCGTGGATCTGACGCCCGGCGCGCCGTTCGCGGGCCTGTGGGGCGGCGGCACCGTCCCGGACTGGCGCGGCCGGGGCGTCTACCGCGCGCTGGTGGCGTACCGGGCGGCCCTCGCGGCCGGGCGCGGATACCGCTACGTGTACGCCGACGCCTCCCACGCCAGCCGCCCGATCCTGGCGCGCCTGGGCTTCCAGGCCCTGGCGGTCACCACTCCGTTCGTCCACGCGCCGGTCGCGCGCTGA